The following proteins are co-located in the Citrobacter freundii ATCC 8090 = MTCC 1658 = NBRC 12681 genome:
- the yciH gene encoding stress response translation initiation inhibitor YciH: MNDSNSRLVYSTDSGRIDEPKAASVRSQGDGIVRIQRQTSGRKGKGVCLITGIDQDDAELTKLAAELKKKCGCGGAVKDGMIEIQGDKRDLIKSLLEAKGMKVKLAGG, encoded by the coding sequence ATGAACGACTCAAACTCTCGCCTGGTCTACTCAACCGACTCCGGACGCATTGATGAACCAAAAGCTGCTTCTGTGCGCTCACAAGGCGATGGCATTGTTCGTATCCAGCGCCAGACCAGTGGCCGCAAAGGTAAGGGCGTGTGTTTGATTACCGGTATTGATCAAGACGATGCCGAACTGACCAAATTAGCTGCGGAACTGAAGAAAAAATGTGGTTGTGGCGGGGCAGTGAAGGATGGCATGATTGAGATACAGGGTGATAAACGCGACCTGATTAAATCGCTGCTGGAAGCCAAAGGAATGAAAGTTAAACTGGCTGGCGGTTAA
- the osmB gene encoding osmotically-inducible lipoprotein OsmB, producing MLVTSKKMTAAILAITLAMSLSACSNWSKRDRNTAIGAGAGAIGGAVLTDGSTLGTLGGAAVGGIIGHQVGK from the coding sequence ATGTTAGTAACGAGCAAAAAAATGACCGCTGCCATTCTGGCGATTACTCTGGCAATGTCGCTGAGCGCCTGCTCTAACTGGTCCAAACGCGATCGTAACACTGCAATCGGTGCTGGTGCAGGTGCAATAGGTGGTGCAGTCCTGACTGACGGCAGCACGCTGGGTACGCTGGGTGGTGCTGCAGTAGGTGGTATCATTGGCCACCAGGTGGGTAAATAA
- the pyrF gene encoding orotidine-5'-phosphate decarboxylase, producing the protein MTFTASSSSRAVTDSPVVVALDYSNRDKALAFVDRIDPRDCRLKVGKEMFTLFGPQLVRDLQQRGFDVFLDLKFHDIPNTTAHAVAAAAELGVWMVNVHASGGARMMTAAREALLPFGKDAPLLIAVTVLTSMEASDLADLGVTLSPAEHAERLARLTQHCGLDGVVCSAQEAVRFKQAFGQAFKLVTPGIRPEGSEAGDQRRIMTPEQAQSAGVDYMVIGRPVTQSADPAQTLKMINASLKRGA; encoded by the coding sequence ATGACGTTTACTGCTTCATCTTCTTCTCGTGCTGTTACTGATTCTCCTGTCGTTGTCGCTCTCGATTATTCCAATCGTGATAAAGCATTAGCTTTTGTCGACAGAATTGATCCTCGTGATTGCCGTTTGAAAGTGGGCAAAGAGATGTTCACGCTTTTTGGACCTCAGTTGGTTCGCGATTTACAACAGCGTGGTTTTGACGTTTTTCTTGATTTGAAATTTCATGATATTCCCAACACTACCGCGCATGCCGTTGCGGCAGCGGCTGAGCTTGGCGTGTGGATGGTTAACGTTCATGCTTCTGGTGGGGCGCGTATGATGACCGCCGCACGTGAAGCCTTATTACCTTTTGGCAAGGACGCACCGCTGCTGATTGCGGTAACGGTTCTGACCAGTATGGAAGCCAGCGACCTCGCCGATCTCGGCGTGACGTTGTCACCTGCAGAGCATGCTGAAAGGCTGGCGCGCTTAACCCAACATTGTGGTTTGGATGGCGTTGTATGCTCCGCGCAGGAAGCGGTGCGATTCAAGCAGGCGTTTGGCCAGGCATTTAAATTGGTTACGCCGGGTATTCGTCCTGAAGGCAGCGAGGCGGGCGACCAGCGTCGCATTATGACGCCGGAACAAGCACAGTCAGCTGGTGTGGATTATATGGTTATTGGTCGTCCGGTCACGCAGTCGGCAGATCCGGCTCAGACGCTGAAGATGATTAATGCCTCACTGAAACGAGGTGCGTAA
- the lapB gene encoding lipopolysaccharide assembly protein LapB, giving the protein MLELLFLLLPVAAAYGWYMGRRSAQQTKQDEANRLSRDYVAGVNFLLSNQQDKAVDLFLDMLKEDTGTVEAHLTLGNLFRSRGEVDRAIRIHQTLMESASLTYEQRLLAVQQLGRDYMAAGLYDRAEDMFNQLTDETDFRVGALQQLLQIYQATSDWQKAIDVAERLVKLGKDKQRIEIAHFYCELALQQMGSDDMDRAMALLKKGAAADKNSARVSIMMGRVYMVKGEYAKAVESLQRVISQDKELVSETLEMLQSCYQHLGKTDEWAEFLRRAVEENTGAAAELMLADILEAREGTDTAQVYITRQLQRHPTMRVFHKLMDYHLNEAEEGRAKESLMVLRDMVGEQVRSKPRYRCQKCGFTAYTLYWHCPSCRSWSTIKPIRGLDGL; this is encoded by the coding sequence GGTCGCAGAAGTGCGCAACAAACCAAGCAGGATGAAGCTAACCGTCTTTCCCGTGACTATGTCGCCGGGGTTAACTTCCTCCTGAGCAACCAACAAGACAAAGCGGTGGATCTGTTCCTCGATATGCTAAAAGAGGATACGGGCACCGTTGAGGCTCATCTCACTCTCGGAAACCTGTTTCGCTCGCGCGGTGAAGTCGATCGCGCAATCCGCATCCATCAAACGTTAATGGAAAGTGCTTCGCTGACCTACGAGCAGCGTTTGTTGGCCGTACAACAGCTGGGGCGCGATTACATGGCCGCAGGTCTGTACGACCGCGCGGAAGACATGTTCAATCAGCTTACCGATGAAACAGATTTTCGCGTCGGTGCATTACAGCAACTGCTGCAAATTTATCAGGCGACCAGCGATTGGCAGAAAGCCATTGATGTCGCAGAACGTCTGGTGAAGCTAGGCAAAGATAAACAGCGTATTGAGATAGCCCACTTCTACTGCGAACTGGCCTTACAGCAGATGGGCAGCGACGATATGGATCGCGCCATGGCGCTGTTGAAAAAAGGGGCTGCGGCAGACAAAAACAGTGCCCGGGTTTCTATCATGATGGGCCGTGTGTACATGGTGAAAGGCGAGTACGCGAAGGCCGTTGAAAGTCTGCAACGCGTGATTTCTCAGGATAAAGAACTGGTCAGCGAAACGCTGGAAATGCTGCAAAGCTGCTACCAGCATCTGGGGAAAACCGATGAGTGGGCAGAGTTTTTACGTCGGGCCGTTGAAGAGAATACTGGCGCCGCCGCCGAGCTGATGCTGGCCGATATTCTTGAAGCGCGTGAGGGGACTGATACCGCTCAGGTTTATATTACCCGCCAACTACAACGCCATCCTACGATGCGCGTTTTCCACAAATTAATGGATTACCATCTTAACGAAGCAGAAGAAGGGCGCGCGAAAGAGAGCCTGATGGTTCTGCGCGATATGGTCGGGGAGCAGGTGCGCAGCAAGCCGCGCTATCGTTGCCAGAAGTGCGGATTTACCGCATATACACTGTACTGGCACTGCCCATCTTGTCGCTCATGGTCAACCATTAAGCCTATTCGCGGACTTGATGGGTTGTAA
- a CDS encoding DNA-binding transcriptional regulator YciT — MNSRQQSILQMVTDKGQMSVAELAKITGVSEVTIRQDLNTLEKQSYLRRAHGFAVSLNSDDVETRMMTNFTLKRELAEFAASLVSPGESVFIENGSSNALLARTLAEQKDVTIITVSSYIAHLLKETPCEVILLGGIYQKKSESMVGPLTRQFIQQVHFSKAFIGIDGWQADTGFTGRDMMRSDVVNAVLEKGAEVIVLTDSSKFEAIHPYTLGPLERFSRVVTDSRLSASVQMQLEHSGLTVNIIDAHA, encoded by the coding sequence ATGAATTCCCGACAACAATCTATTTTGCAGATGGTGACTGATAAAGGTCAGATGAGCGTTGCTGAACTGGCAAAAATCACCGGTGTCTCAGAAGTGACCATTCGACAGGATCTGAACACACTGGAAAAACAGAGTTATTTACGCCGTGCGCACGGTTTTGCTGTTTCATTGAACAGCGATGATGTGGAAACGCGCATGATGACTAATTTTACGCTGAAGCGTGAGCTGGCTGAATTCGCCGCATCGCTGGTAAGCCCAGGTGAGTCCGTATTCATTGAAAACGGCAGCAGCAATGCGCTCTTAGCCAGAACGCTCGCCGAGCAAAAAGATGTCACCATCATTACCGTCAGCAGCTATATAGCCCATCTGCTGAAAGAAACCCCCTGCGAAGTGATTCTCCTTGGCGGCATCTATCAGAAAAAAAGCGAAAGTATGGTTGGGCCCTTAACTCGCCAGTTTATCCAGCAGGTACACTTCAGCAAGGCCTTTATCGGCATTGATGGCTGGCAGGCTGACACCGGCTTCACCGGACGCGACATGATGCGTTCTGATGTGGTTAACGCGGTGCTGGAAAAAGGCGCAGAAGTTATTGTGCTTACTGACAGCTCAAAATTCGAAGCCATTCACCCGTACACGCTGGGTCCATTAGAGCGATTCAGCCGCGTAGTCACGGACTCCAGGCTTAGCGCCAGCGTACAAATGCAGCTTGAGCATTCCGGATTAACCGTCAATATCATTGATGCCCACGCGTAA